One genomic window of Paeniglutamicibacter sp. Y32M11 includes the following:
- a CDS encoding MFS transporter: MTHTGTLEAGATRQISDKEATKVAIGALIGTAMEWYDFFLFSAAAALIFNVQFFASQNATAAAMAAFATFGVGLVARPIGGMIFGVMGDKIGRRKTLMVTIVGIGIITGLIGLLPTYTAIGIAAPILLVLLRIAQGLFVGGEWSGAMTIVVENAPLHRRARYAALPQIGSPIGTILSSGGFFLMTIWLSKANFDAWGWRIPFLAAIPMLLVALYIRSRLDESPVFKELMEKGETEKAPIRTTLVESWKQIIIGMAAGMLGIGGFYLVTAFVVWYGVNVLKYESSLMLLGGIIAAVVEIPVLILGGRLGERFGSSKVITYGGIFSAIVAWPAFMLIDSGNSVLVIVGMTLAVAALSLPYAASGTVLTGLFPAKTRYTGVGFAQNTAGMISGFIPLAATALVAAASNHWWPAAAMLIFLSLFTAVAGLIAPRMSVDLPGFKH; the protein is encoded by the coding sequence ATGACGCACACTGGAACACTCGAAGCGGGTGCAACCCGGCAAATCTCCGACAAGGAGGCCACCAAGGTTGCCATCGGCGCACTCATTGGCACGGCCATGGAGTGGTACGACTTCTTCCTCTTCAGCGCGGCAGCCGCGCTGATCTTCAACGTTCAGTTCTTCGCGAGCCAGAACGCCACGGCCGCGGCCATGGCAGCCTTCGCCACCTTCGGCGTGGGACTCGTGGCTCGCCCCATCGGCGGCATGATCTTCGGCGTGATGGGAGATAAGATCGGGCGACGCAAGACGCTGATGGTCACCATCGTCGGCATCGGCATCATCACCGGGCTGATCGGCCTGCTGCCGACCTATACCGCCATAGGCATCGCCGCACCCATCCTCTTGGTACTGCTGCGCATCGCCCAGGGCCTGTTTGTGGGCGGCGAATGGTCAGGCGCCATGACCATCGTGGTAGAAAACGCGCCACTGCACCGCCGCGCCCGCTACGCAGCCCTGCCACAGATCGGCTCCCCGATCGGCACCATCCTCTCCTCCGGCGGCTTCTTCCTGATGACCATCTGGCTCTCGAAGGCAAACTTCGACGCGTGGGGCTGGCGCATCCCCTTCCTCGCCGCCATCCCGATGCTGCTGGTGGCCCTGTATATCCGTAGCCGCCTGGATGAGTCCCCGGTCTTCAAGGAACTCATGGAGAAGGGCGAGACCGAAAAGGCCCCGATCCGCACCACGCTGGTCGAATCGTGGAAGCAGATCATCATCGGCATGGCCGCGGGCATGCTCGGCATTGGCGGCTTCTACCTGGTGACGGCGTTTGTGGTTTGGTACGGCGTCAACGTCCTGAAATACGAAAGCTCACTGATGCTGCTCGGCGGAATCATTGCCGCAGTGGTGGAGATCCCGGTCCTGATCCTCGGTGGACGCCTGGGCGAACGCTTCGGTTCCTCCAAGGTCATCACCTACGGTGGCATCTTCTCCGCCATCGTCGCCTGGCCCGCCTTTATGCTCATCGATTCGGGCAACAGCGTGCTGGTCATCGTGGGCATGACCCTGGCCGTCGCCGCGCTCTCGCTGCCCTATGCGGCCTCCGGCACGGTACTGACCGGGCTGTTCCCGGCCAAGACCCGCTACACCGGGGTGGGCTTTGCACAGAACACCGCCGGCATGATCTCCGGGTTCATCCCGCTGGCCGCCACCGCACTGGTCGCCGCGGCATCCAACCACTGGTGGCCGGCGGCCGCCATGCTGATCTTCCTCTCGCTCTTCACCGCCGTGGCAGGTCTCATCGCCCCGCGGATGAGCGTTGATCTGCCCGGCTTCAAGCACTAA
- a CDS encoding glutathione peroxidase, producing MDITTIPISTMDGQTTSLADYAGQVVLVVNVASRCGLTPQYAKLEALQKTYGERGFTVLGFPSNQFLQELGSNEAVAEFCSSTYGVSFPVLDRVRVNGKNAHPLYTELKKTKDAAGKAGRVTWNFEKFLILPTGETQRFRPKVEPDDPAIIAAIESGLGN from the coding sequence ATGGACATCACCACCATTCCCATCTCCACGATGGACGGGCAAACCACTTCCCTCGCCGACTATGCAGGCCAAGTGGTTTTGGTCGTCAACGTCGCCTCACGCTGCGGACTCACCCCGCAATACGCCAAGCTCGAAGCCTTGCAAAAGACCTATGGGGAACGCGGTTTCACGGTGCTCGGTTTCCCCAGCAACCAATTCCTCCAAGAGCTGGGTAGCAATGAGGCCGTCGCCGAATTCTGCTCGAGCACCTACGGCGTGAGCTTCCCGGTCTTAGACCGGGTACGCGTTAACGGCAAGAACGCTCACCCGCTGTACACCGAGCTGAAGAAGACCAAGGATGCCGCGGGGAAGGCCGGGCGCGTCACCTGGAACTTCGAGAAGTTCCTGATCCTGCCCACCGGGGAGACTCAACGCTTCCGCCCGAAGGTTGAACCGGATGACCCGGCCATCATCGCGGCGATCGAGTCGGGTCTGGGAAACTAG
- a CDS encoding amidohydrolase: protein MRLDLLVRAGTILTLDEDRPTARAMGIIGGRVVGFDEELDGCTADRIEDFGGTTITPGFIDAHCHTTWWGLGLSALDLSPARGLEELYALLEAEMLRLEQQPGVWLNGTGFNHKNHGGLFPDIQRLDAITGGRPLYLRHVSGHASITNTATLALAGALEPHFTDPVGGAVVRDANGAPTGLVEEAAQGIIQKMLLPYSVEQIVSALDAATTRYAAEGITSFTEAGVGGGWIGHSPVEVTAYQQALAAGKLRARAQLMPTLDALKVQSSHAADAHGTGTGRGLELGIVAGFGNEHLSLGPVKVFMDGSLLGATAAVTEDYCGHQHNTGYLLDDPQEYRERVADAYRSGWPVALHAIGDAAIDLAIEIISELQLKHGPNALPNRIEHFGIARPDQVTSVAKHGIAVTPQASFIGPLGDQFAALVGPEREGWLYRGQSLLEAGVLVAGSSDLPVADNNVRRAMASAVDRLTEKGKVLGGAGECLSPLEALRLYTVNAAKATGQFTDRGSLTRGKLADFVILSESPLTTSDISALTILGTFVGGKQSYAPLPVAATA from the coding sequence ATGAGACTCGATCTGTTAGTACGTGCCGGCACGATCCTCACCCTGGATGAGGATCGCCCCACGGCCCGGGCAATGGGCATTATCGGTGGCCGCGTGGTGGGATTTGATGAAGAATTGGATGGCTGCACCGCGGATCGGATCGAAGACTTCGGCGGCACCACGATCACCCCCGGATTCATCGACGCGCATTGCCACACCACCTGGTGGGGCCTGGGACTCTCGGCCCTGGATCTTTCGCCGGCACGCGGGCTCGAGGAGCTCTACGCCCTGCTCGAGGCCGAAATGCTTCGGCTTGAGCAGCAGCCGGGTGTGTGGCTAAACGGCACCGGCTTTAACCACAAGAACCACGGTGGGCTGTTCCCGGACATCCAACGGCTCGACGCGATTACCGGCGGCCGCCCGCTCTACCTGCGCCATGTCTCTGGGCATGCATCCATCACCAACACCGCCACCCTCGCCCTGGCCGGTGCCCTGGAACCTCACTTCACCGATCCCGTGGGTGGTGCAGTGGTGCGCGATGCCAACGGAGCCCCCACCGGACTGGTCGAGGAAGCGGCGCAGGGCATCATCCAAAAGATGCTGCTGCCCTATTCGGTGGAGCAGATCGTCTCGGCCCTGGACGCGGCGACCACCCGCTACGCCGCCGAGGGCATCACCTCCTTCACCGAAGCGGGCGTTGGTGGTGGCTGGATTGGGCATTCCCCGGTGGAAGTCACCGCCTACCAGCAGGCGCTGGCCGCCGGGAAGCTCCGCGCCCGCGCCCAGCTCATGCCCACTCTTGATGCGCTGAAAGTGCAGTCATCACATGCTGCCGATGCTCACGGCACCGGAACCGGCAGGGGTCTAGAACTGGGCATCGTGGCCGGGTTCGGCAATGAACACCTCTCACTCGGCCCGGTCAAGGTGTTTATGGACGGTTCCCTGCTGGGCGCCACCGCCGCGGTGACCGAGGACTATTGCGGGCACCAGCACAATACCGGTTACCTGCTGGATGACCCGCAGGAGTATCGCGAACGTGTGGCGGACGCCTATCGCTCCGGGTGGCCGGTGGCTCTGCACGCCATCGGAGATGCGGCGATCGATCTGGCCATCGAGATCATTTCCGAGTTGCAGCTCAAGCATGGACCCAATGCCTTGCCGAACCGCATCGAACACTTTGGCATCGCCCGTCCCGATCAGGTCACCTCCGTGGCCAAGCACGGTATCGCCGTCACTCCGCAGGCCTCCTTCATTGGCCCGCTGGGCGATCAATTTGCCGCACTGGTGGGCCCCGAGCGCGAGGGCTGGCTCTACCGGGGCCAGTCGCTGCTGGAGGCCGGGGTTCTGGTCGCTGGAAGCTCGGATCTGCCGGTGGCAGATAACAATGTGCGTCGGGCCATGGCCTCGGCGGTTGACCGGTTGACGGAAAAGGGCAAAGTGCTGGGAGGCGCCGGCGAATGCCTGAGCCCGCTGGAGGCATTGCGGCTGTATACCGTCAATGCGGCCAAGGCCACCGGTCAGTTCACCGACCGTGGATCCTTGACTCGTGGCAAGCTGGCGGACTTTGTCATCCTGTCCGAGTCGCCACTGACGACCTCCGATATTTCTGCCCTCACAATTCTCGGGACATTTGTTGGCGGGAAGCAAAGTTACGCCCCGCTCCCCGTCGCCGCGACCGCCTAA
- a CDS encoding carbon-nitrogen hydrolase family protein: MNTDPDLEERMLLAVMQAQAQVLDSAANLAAIEKAAQSAATAGAELLVTPELFVVGYAPRKLRAELDPASLPGLHDALGQIAARHGIALVYSLPAITGNRWEITSTFVDENGNPRGSYVKVHLFGDAEKEVFSPGTQPATIIDYRGLKLGMIICFDLEFPETVRAAAVHGAQVLLVPTALGRGYDSVSNTLVPARAIESQLFIAYANHTGVEDGFALGGGSVIADPFGNVLASGSPNAELLFAQIDPQTLTAARTEIPYLSDRRPDLYQAWGI; encoded by the coding sequence TTGAACACCGACCCAGACCTGGAGGAACGAATGCTGTTGGCCGTCATGCAGGCGCAGGCGCAGGTACTCGATAGCGCGGCGAATCTTGCGGCTATCGAAAAGGCTGCCCAATCCGCAGCCACGGCCGGGGCAGAGCTCTTGGTGACCCCGGAGCTCTTTGTCGTGGGTTATGCACCGCGGAAATTACGCGCCGAACTGGATCCAGCTTCGCTTCCGGGACTGCACGATGCCTTGGGGCAGATCGCCGCCCGCCACGGTATAGCCCTCGTCTACTCCTTGCCGGCGATTACGGGAAACCGTTGGGAAATCACCTCGACATTTGTTGATGAAAACGGAAACCCACGCGGCAGCTACGTCAAGGTTCACCTCTTTGGCGATGCCGAAAAGGAAGTATTCAGCCCCGGAACTCAACCCGCGACCATCATTGACTATCGAGGGTTGAAGCTGGGCATGATCATTTGTTTTGATCTTGAGTTCCCGGAAACGGTGCGTGCCGCAGCCGTGCACGGTGCCCAGGTACTTCTGGTCCCCACCGCGCTGGGTCGTGGCTACGATTCGGTGAGCAATACCCTGGTGCCCGCTCGCGCGATCGAATCGCAGCTTTTTATTGCCTACGCCAACCACACGGGCGTGGAAGACGGTTTTGCCTTGGGTGGCGGCAGCGTCATCGCCGACCCGTTTGGCAACGTCCTGGCCAGTGGTTCACCGAACGCTGAGCTACTTTTTGCACAGATTGATCCGCAAACTTTGACCGCCGCCCGTACAGAGATCCCGTACCTGAGTGATCGCCGCCCAGACCTCTACCAAGCATGGGGCATCTGA
- a CDS encoding antibiotic biosynthesis monooxygenase, protein MPQATPITVSITRTVLPEHHRRFNAWVQAGQDLAREWDGYLGSGWIRTSANSNEWHVLYRFSSAATLAAWDDSEERRWWINSASELVEITKVEHRTGIEGWFEHPGETTVNISETVVPPRWKQAVSIFLPFFPLSLLANLLLVPHLRAWPVVLVVLLTTCILTPLMTYIFLPVTTRLLRPWLSRPRRPKRD, encoded by the coding sequence ATGCCACAAGCTACCCCTATAACCGTCTCCATCACACGGACGGTATTGCCCGAACATCATCGACGTTTCAACGCCTGGGTCCAGGCGGGTCAAGACCTGGCTCGCGAATGGGACGGTTACCTAGGATCCGGATGGATCCGCACGTCTGCGAATTCCAATGAATGGCACGTGCTCTACCGGTTCTCCTCGGCCGCAACGCTGGCAGCGTGGGACGATTCAGAGGAACGCCGCTGGTGGATTAACAGCGCGTCAGAGCTGGTAGAAATTACCAAGGTTGAGCACCGCACCGGGATCGAGGGCTGGTTTGAGCATCCCGGGGAAACCACCGTGAATATTTCCGAAACGGTAGTTCCCCCGCGCTGGAAACAAGCGGTGTCCATCTTCTTGCCGTTCTTCCCGCTGAGCCTGCTCGCCAACCTCTTGCTGGTGCCGCACCTGCGCGCTTGGCCGGTGGTCCTAGTGGTCTTACTGACCACTTGCATCCTCACCCCGCTGATGACTTATATTTTCCTGCCGGTCACCACACGCTTACTGCGTCCCTGGCTCAGTAGGCCGCGGCGTCCCAAACGCGACTAG
- a CDS encoding HNH endonuclease, with translation MATTSSPQIPGTLCAVPGEELSNAALIQRGVEIGALVAEYLACAGAAALRVLATVVNETPMEGTAFDRVEALGAFEYLKSAASARQADLACAHEDAIIATRKSAGVREKNPSWGIGAEVALVLRQPRCSGVEFLHLSRVISRDLPLTRAAVGDDTITFHQAEIVARGVRHLKKENQRLIEELLFTDCPLCFSGGDALLRESIHQWALLLEPELEEDSEQKARAGRYLHVYRFDAYRMRIDGLVPVEYGAAILQVLAREEGRGQAAGDERTRGQIAADYFLTSMTGFTDHENMRVRLNLVMTEGTFFTGEGEPALIPGFGYISADRSRQLLLGTWQNPEDIEVLRLYTAPGAGDLVAMDSKARVISGKLKWFVMLRDQHCRTPGCNGLIREIDHVVQAARGGPSSVENLDGRCRSCNATKESPGWVEETVPGVRHALRVTTSSGQMYESVAPRLPGLVEQLLWRLNADRAANPVAKDHDKA, from the coding sequence ATGGCAACGACGTCATCACCTCAGATTCCCGGCACCCTCTGTGCGGTGCCCGGTGAAGAGCTCTCCAATGCCGCGTTGATACAGCGCGGGGTAGAGATCGGTGCGCTGGTGGCTGAGTATCTTGCTTGTGCTGGAGCTGCCGCTCTGCGGGTCTTGGCCACCGTCGTGAATGAGACTCCAATGGAGGGGACGGCCTTTGACCGGGTCGAGGCGTTGGGGGCTTTTGAGTATTTGAAGTCTGCTGCCAGTGCCCGTCAAGCGGATCTTGCGTGCGCTCATGAGGACGCGATTATCGCTACGCGCAAGTCGGCGGGGGTTCGGGAGAAGAATCCTTCCTGGGGTATCGGTGCGGAGGTGGCGTTGGTGTTGCGGCAGCCGCGCTGCTCGGGGGTGGAGTTTTTGCATCTCTCAAGGGTTATTTCCCGAGATTTACCGCTCACGCGGGCCGCGGTGGGTGATGACACGATTACCTTCCATCAGGCCGAGATCGTGGCCCGTGGGGTGCGGCATCTGAAGAAGGAAAACCAGCGTCTCATCGAGGAGCTGTTGTTCACCGACTGTCCCCTGTGTTTTAGCGGTGGGGATGCCTTATTGCGTGAGTCGATTCATCAGTGGGCGCTGCTGTTAGAACCGGAGCTGGAGGAAGATTCGGAGCAGAAGGCTCGGGCGGGTCGTTATCTTCATGTGTATCGCTTTGATGCTTACCGGATGCGTATCGACGGTTTGGTCCCCGTGGAATATGGGGCGGCGATACTGCAGGTCTTGGCTCGGGAAGAAGGACGCGGGCAAGCGGCCGGGGATGAACGCACTCGGGGGCAAATAGCTGCCGACTACTTCTTGACCTCGATGACGGGTTTCACGGATCACGAGAATATGCGGGTCCGGTTGAATCTGGTGATGACGGAGGGAACGTTTTTCACGGGGGAGGGGGAGCCGGCATTGATTCCGGGGTTTGGATATATCAGTGCGGATCGCTCACGGCAGCTTTTGCTGGGAACGTGGCAGAATCCGGAGGATATTGAGGTACTTCGGCTGTATACGGCACCTGGTGCGGGGGATTTGGTGGCTATGGATTCTAAGGCGCGGGTGATTAGCGGGAAACTGAAGTGGTTTGTGATGTTACGGGATCAGCATTGTCGGACGCCGGGGTGTAATGGTTTGATTCGGGAGATTGATCATGTGGTGCAGGCGGCTCGGGGTGGGCCGAGTTCGGTGGAGAATCTTGATGGCCGATGTCGTAGTTGTAATGCGACGAAGGAGTCTCCGGGGTGGGTGGAGGAAACGGTTCCGGGTGTGCGACATGCGCTGCGGGTGACAACCAGTAGTGGGCAGATGTATGAGTCGGTGGCGCCGCGGTTGCCTGGGTTGGTGGAGCAGCTTTTGTGGCGACTGAACGCTGATCGAGCAGCGAATCCCGTGGCGAAAGACCACGACAAAGCATAA
- a CDS encoding CdaR family transcriptional regulator has protein sequence MGKLTHEFVQRLSTIPSYANSPLPVSEIMRTGGASFEALIVAMKVEHDEPDSLRERDAISLDVGVTRARAGVPIEALMTAIRLDFSILWEAITSLARTEDALLLVRHTARVWEVVDSYAGETQRAYVREAARIQAEAASKRQEYLATLFSERNLSATALERIAQELGQPLDTRYVVVAALREQIPALRLALANERASNKVYTYSVSDALIVFYPVDARAGSESLRLSSRIETLSCGVVSEFCSLEDIGKASQVARALANLLEPAEEGAMTWSRGWARMAKLALAEAGAPGLGEVDRALEQCGTTERRRLTEAVHAYLRTGSVAHAADELFCHRNTLMNRLKRFATLTGVDPTIPLQAARLVVGWS, from the coding sequence GTGGGGAAGCTGACCCATGAATTTGTACAACGCCTGAGTACCATTCCCAGCTACGCCAACTCCCCGCTGCCGGTGAGCGAAATCATGCGCACCGGCGGTGCATCATTTGAGGCGTTGATCGTGGCGATGAAGGTTGAACACGACGAGCCGGATTCCCTGCGTGAACGTGACGCCATTTCCCTGGATGTCGGGGTCACCAGGGCGCGGGCCGGAGTGCCGATCGAGGCGCTGATGACGGCGATCCGGCTGGACTTCTCGATCCTCTGGGAAGCCATCACGTCATTGGCGCGCACCGAGGATGCGCTGCTGCTGGTGCGGCACACAGCCCGCGTGTGGGAGGTTGTGGACAGTTACGCCGGCGAAACCCAACGAGCGTACGTGCGGGAGGCGGCAAGAATTCAAGCCGAAGCCGCGAGCAAACGACAGGAATACCTCGCCACACTCTTCAGCGAACGCAATCTCTCGGCCACCGCTCTGGAACGCATTGCCCAGGAACTGGGACAGCCACTGGATACAAGGTACGTGGTGGTGGCAGCGCTGAGGGAGCAGATTCCTGCCCTGCGGCTGGCTCTGGCGAATGAACGAGCCAGCAATAAGGTGTACACCTATTCGGTATCGGATGCCTTGATCGTTTTTTACCCCGTCGATGCCCGGGCCGGCTCCGAAAGTCTGCGCCTCAGCTCACGGATTGAAACGCTGAGCTGCGGAGTGGTTTCCGAGTTCTGCAGCTTAGAGGATATTGGGAAGGCCTCACAGGTGGCGAGAGCACTGGCCAACCTCCTGGAGCCGGCCGAAGAAGGCGCCATGACATGGAGTCGTGGCTGGGCGCGGATGGCTAAACTGGCGCTCGCCGAGGCTGGGGCACCGGGGCTGGGGGAGGTTGATCGGGCCCTGGAACAATGCGGAACCACCGAACGTCGACGGCTCACCGAGGCCGTGCACGCCTACCTACGCACCGGCAGTGTTGCTCATGCCGCGGATGAACTTTTCTGCCACCGAAATACGCTGATGAACCGGCTCAAGCGTTTTGCCACACTCACCGGAGTCGACCCAACCATTCCGCTGCAGGCGGCTCGGCTGGTGGTCGGTTGGTCATAG
- a CDS encoding M20 family metallo-hydrolase → MTLNSAAFLADFTSMSANGATAGGGVDRQAATIADGQNRNWFRGLVEGHGFTVRYDAVGNQYSMLELTPGAPWIAVGSHLDSQPLGGRFDGAYGVLAGAHAAARVRESLTGSSESASFNIVVINWFNEEGCRFKPSMMGSSVYTGKLSAQQVLETTDPAGIRVREALEAIGTIGDFELPVAAYVEIHIEQGRSMEDSGVSIGLVESTWGANKYEFIVHGDQAHTGATIIADRQDALLGASALVVAAREIALEHSTDEHMVITSCGEFNVFPNSPVVVASRVNLLVDVRSTDPDVLAAADADLHARIAAIEKMANVSIERGAEHVWGAKAYDQAGLKLAADAAESLGLTHGVVRTLAGHDSTNMKDIVPTIMLFIPSVEGISHNERELTHDADMVAGVDLLTEVLLRVVRGEFVSASGKAQDSALESSSVS, encoded by the coding sequence ATGACCCTGAACAGCGCAGCATTTCTTGCCGATTTCACCTCCATGAGCGCCAATGGAGCAACAGCTGGTGGTGGTGTTGACCGCCAGGCCGCCACGATTGCCGATGGACAGAACCGCAATTGGTTCCGGGGTCTGGTCGAGGGTCACGGATTCACGGTGCGTTACGACGCGGTGGGCAACCAGTACTCGATGCTGGAGCTAACACCCGGTGCCCCATGGATTGCCGTCGGATCACACCTTGATTCCCAACCTTTGGGTGGTCGCTTTGACGGTGCCTATGGTGTTTTGGCAGGTGCGCATGCGGCAGCGCGTGTCCGGGAATCCCTGACCGGCTCGAGCGAGAGCGCATCGTTTAATATCGTCGTGATCAATTGGTTTAACGAGGAGGGCTGCAGATTTAAGCCTTCCATGATGGGTAGCTCCGTTTATACCGGCAAGCTTTCGGCACAGCAGGTCCTCGAAACGACAGATCCGGCGGGCATTCGCGTGCGTGAGGCGTTGGAAGCCATCGGAACCATTGGGGACTTTGAACTGCCGGTGGCTGCCTACGTCGAGATTCACATTGAGCAGGGTCGCTCCATGGAAGATTCCGGTGTGAGCATCGGCCTGGTTGAGTCCACCTGGGGCGCCAATAAGTACGAATTCATTGTCCATGGGGATCAGGCGCATACCGGTGCCACGATCATCGCCGACCGTCAGGACGCATTGTTGGGTGCCTCGGCACTTGTCGTTGCGGCCCGGGAAATTGCGCTGGAGCATTCAACGGATGAACACATGGTGATCACGTCCTGCGGTGAATTTAATGTCTTCCCCAATTCCCCGGTGGTGGTGGCGAGCCGGGTGAACTTATTGGTTGACGTTCGTTCAACGGACCCCGATGTTCTTGCGGCGGCAGATGCCGATCTCCACGCCAGAATTGCAGCCATCGAAAAGATGGCGAATGTGAGCATTGAGCGTGGAGCCGAGCATGTTTGGGGTGCCAAAGCCTATGACCAGGCCGGACTGAAGTTGGCCGCGGATGCAGCCGAGTCCTTGGGGCTGACCCATGGTGTGGTGCGCACCTTGGCCGGGCACGACTCAACAAATATGAAGGACATTGTCCCAACCATCATGTTGTTTATTCCGAGTGTTGAGGGCATTAGCCACAACGAACGCGAGCTGACCCATGACGCTGACATGGTGGCCGGGGTTGATCTCTTGACCGAGGTGTTGTTGCGTGTGGTTCGCGGTGAATTTGTTTCTGCGTCTGGCAAGGCCCAAGACTCGGCACTAGAGTCGTCGTCTGTTTCCTAA
- a CDS encoding thiamine pyrophosphate-dependent enzyme yields MTMSAGHLIVKTLEAHGISRVYAVPGESYLDVLDGLHDSSIHTVVTRHEGGAGFMALAEGRLGNTPGIAMVTRGPGAANAMIAIHTAWQDATAMVLFVGLIPLADRGRDSFQEFSLGGWFSTTAKGVFVLDDEHQAGDLVARALRLAATGRPGPVVVGLPEDVLVRLTESPLPAPLPLPTSAPSAASLDALATALGSAQRPVLIVGGDDWETHTSVALAGFAAAAHVPVLADWRAYDVINHDSPAYAGWLGYGRAERTVQALNDADLLIFIGCTRSDVLSEGYKAALNTPTIVVSTDAELIGHAGRIDAHLSVSPAELVTALPPGETVRGTRGSHWMDTQRAQQLAFSRPGPDGGTGVDLGIAFEALEAALDPDRILTYGAGNATLWGHRYLSHHGPKSLVGPRNGAMGLAVPAAVAASIMYPGRHVVAICGDGDFFMNAQELAVSFAHGGTPLVIVADNGIFGTIVAHQQNHYPQRPSGTAMENPNFAQWIQSFGGHGEFVETTADFAPALERALASGKPAVLHLKTDPSTMGPGTVAHHELATR; encoded by the coding sequence ATGACCATGTCAGCAGGACACCTCATCGTCAAGACCCTCGAGGCCCACGGTATCTCCCGCGTTTACGCAGTACCCGGGGAAAGCTACCTCGATGTTCTCGATGGCCTGCACGATTCATCCATCCATACCGTGGTCACCCGCCACGAGGGTGGTGCAGGTTTCATGGCCCTAGCCGAGGGTCGGCTGGGGAACACCCCCGGCATCGCCATGGTCACTCGCGGCCCGGGTGCCGCCAACGCCATGATTGCCATCCACACCGCCTGGCAGGATGCCACGGCCATGGTGCTCTTTGTGGGCTTAATTCCGCTCGCTGACCGGGGACGTGACTCCTTCCAGGAATTCAGCCTCGGCGGTTGGTTCTCCACCACCGCGAAGGGCGTTTTTGTCCTGGATGATGAGCATCAGGCCGGGGATCTGGTGGCTCGTGCCCTGCGTTTGGCCGCCACCGGCCGCCCGGGCCCCGTGGTGGTGGGTCTGCCCGAGGACGTCCTGGTCCGGCTGACCGAATCCCCTCTCCCGGCACCGCTGCCGCTGCCCACCTCCGCCCCCAGTGCCGCGAGCCTCGATGCCCTGGCCACCGCGCTGGGTAGCGCACAGCGACCGGTCCTCATTGTCGGTGGGGATGATTGGGAGACTCACACCTCGGTTGCCCTGGCCGGCTTCGCCGCCGCCGCGCACGTTCCGGTGCTCGCCGATTGGCGCGCCTACGATGTCATCAACCACGATTCCCCCGCCTATGCTGGCTGGCTGGGCTATGGCCGGGCCGAGCGCACCGTTCAGGCGTTGAACGACGCCGACCTACTGATTTTTATCGGCTGCACCCGCTCCGATGTGCTCTCCGAGGGCTACAAGGCTGCCCTCAACACGCCAACCATCGTGGTGTCCACCGACGCCGAACTCATCGGCCACGCCGGACGGATCGACGCCCACCTGAGCGTGAGTCCCGCCGAACTGGTAACCGCGCTGCCACCAGGAGAGACAGTGCGCGGAACCCGCGGTTCACACTGGATGGACACCCAACGGGCCCAACAGCTGGCCTTTAGCCGCCCGGGCCCCGACGGTGGCACCGGGGTGGACCTCGGTATCGCCTTCGAAGCGCTTGAAGCAGCACTGGATCCGGATCGGATCCTCACCTATGGGGCCGGCAACGCCACGCTCTGGGGCCACCGCTACCTCTCCCACCACGGGCCCAAGTCCCTGGTGGGTCCGCGCAATGGCGCCATGGGTCTGGCCGTTCCCGCGGCCGTGGCGGCCAGCATCATGTACCCGGGACGCCATGTGGTGGCCATCTGCGGGGATGGGGACTTCTTCATGAACGCCCAGGAGCTAGCGGTGTCCTTCGCCCATGGCGGGACCCCGCTGGTGATTGTGGCCGATAACGGCATCTTCGGGACCATCGTGGCCCACCAGCAAAACCACTATCCGCAGCGGCCCTCCGGCACGGCGATGGAGAACCCGAACTTCGCCCAATGGATTCAATCCTTCGGCGGACACGGGGAGTTTGTTGAGACGACCGCAGACTTCGCCCCGGCCCTTGAACGTGCGCTGGCCAGTGGAAAACCGGCGGTGCTGCACCTGAAGACGGATCCGAGCACCATGGGCCCGGGCACCGTGGCACACCATGAACTGGCCACCCGATGA